One Arvicanthis niloticus isolate mArvNil1 chromosome 3, mArvNil1.pat.X, whole genome shotgun sequence DNA segment encodes these proteins:
- the Znf219 gene encoding zinc finger protein 219 isoform X1 codes for MEGSRPRILVGHLEPSPPAFDGELDLQRYSNGPGVSGTPGPGSPGMGAVGWSETRAGERRFPCPVCGKRFRFNSILALHLRAHPGAQAFQCPHCGHRAAQRALLRSHLRTHQPERPRSPAARLLLELEERALLREARLGRARSSGAMQSSPAAEGLARPQVPSSSAFRCPFCKGKFRTSAERERHLHILHRPWKCSLCSFGSSQEEELLHHSLTAHGASERPLAATSTPDPQPPPQQEPRSALEPESEPEPRPEPEREANPAPTPAPPEEPPAPPEFRCQVCGQSFTQSWFLKGHMRKHKASFDHACPVCGRCFKEPWFLKNHMKVHTSKLGPLRAPGPGSAPARAPQPPDLSLLAYEPLGPALLLAPAPTPAERREPPSLLGYLSVRAGEVRPNGEGADPGGGRSYGGFRPLPSALPNRARRHRTEEPEEEEEVVEAEEESWARGRSLGSLTSLHPNPGEGSGQPAPAAGAQARSTATQEENGLLVGGTRSEAGRGATGKDCPFCGKSFRSAHHLKVHLRVHTGERPYKCPHCDYAGTQSGSLKYHLQRHHREQRSSAGPGPPPEPPPPSQRGSLQPQSGAKPTQASATWVEGTASTRPSSSTGPGSRRKPASPGRTLRNGRGGEAEPLDLSLRAGPGGEAGSGGALHRCLFCPFATGAPELMALHLQVHHSRRARGRRQPRADTSPPYVRAPSGETPPSPPLEDEGSPGLSRSGEAGLGGQER; via the exons ATGGAG GGCTCACGTCCCCGCATCCTGGTCGGCCACCTAGAGCCTTCCCCACCAGCCTTCGACGGCGAGCTGGATCTGCAGCGCTACTCCAACGGACCAGGTGTCAGCGGGACTCCAGGACCCGGGTCGCCTGGGATGGGAGCAGTGGGCTGGTCTGAGACTCGTGCAGGCGAACGGCGCTTCCCTTGTCCTGTGTGCGGAAAGCGTTTCCGATTCAATTCTATCCTGGCTTTGCACCTGAGGGCCCACCCGGGCGCCCAAGCCTTCCAGTGCCCACATTGCGGCCATCGCGCAGCGCAGCGGGCTCTGCTGCGTTCACATCTCCGAACGCACCAGCCGGAGCGTCCACGTAGCCCTGCTGCACGGCTATTGCTGGAGCTGGAGGAACGCGCCCTGCTTCGTGAAGCCCGACTCGGGAGAGCCAGAAGCTCAGGGGCCATGCAGTCCAGCCCTGCTGCAGAGGGCCTGGCTCGCCCTCAAGTTCCTTCCTCATCTGCCTTCCGTTGCCCTTTCTGCAAAGGCAAGTTTCGCACCTCAGCGGAGCGGGAACGCCACCTGCATATCCTGCACAGGCCCTGGAAGTGCAGTTTGTGCAGTTTTGGCTCTAGCCAGGAGGAGGAGTTACTGCACCACAGTCTGACGGCCCACGGGGCTTCCGAGCGCCCCCTGGCGGCTACTTCTACGCCTGACCCCCAGCCTCCACCCCAGCAAGAACCCAGATCTGCCCTTGAGCCTGAGTCTGAGCCTGAACCTAGGCCAGAGCCTGAACGTGAGGCAAACCCGGCTCCAACTCCTGCCCCTCCGGAGGAGCCCCCAGCGCCACCTGAGTTCCGTTGCCAGGTGTGCGGCCAGAGCTTTACCCAGTCCTGGTTTCTCAAGGGTCACATGCGAAAGCACAAGGCCTCCTTTGATCATGCGTGCCCCGTATGTGGTCGCTGCTTCAAGGAGCCCTGGTTCCTTAAGAACCACATGAAGGTGCACACCAGCAAGCTGGGTCCTTTGCGTGCTCCAGGTCCTGGTTCTGCGCCTGCCAGGGCCCCTCAGCCTCCTGACCTGAGCCTACTGGCTTATGAGCCACTGGGCCCTGCGCTCCTCTTGGCCCCAGCACCCACTCCAGCTGAGCGCCGAGAGCCCCCAAGCCTTTTAGGCTACCTGAGTGTACGAGCTGGGGAAGTACGACCCAATGGTGAGGGTGCTGACCCTGGAGGTGGCCGAAGCTATGGAGGATTCCGCCCACTGCCTTCAGCTCTTCCCAACCGGGCTCGGCGACACCGTACAGAGGaaccagaagaggaagaagaagtggtggaggcagaagaggagagcTGGGCCCGAGGCAGGTCACTGGGCTCTCTGACTTCCCTGCACCCCAACCCAGGTGAGGGGTCAGGACAGCCTGCACCTGCTGCGGGGGCCCAAGCAAGATCTACAGCCACCCAAG AAGAAAACGGGCTGCTGGTTGGAGGGACACGATCTGAAGCGGGCCGTGGGGCCACTGGCAAGGACTGCCCCTTCTGTGGAAAATCTTTCCGCTCGGCGCATCACCTAAAAGTGCATCTTCGAGTGCACACAG GTGAGCGTCCCTACAAGTGTCCGCACTGCGACTATGCAGGTACCCAGTCTGGCTCGCTTAAGTATCACCTTCAGCGTCACCACCGAGAGCAGAGGAGCAGTGCGGGTCCTGGGCCACCCCCAGAGCCCCCGCCACCTTCCCAGCGGGGCTCACTGCAGCCGCAGTCTGGAGCCAAGCCAACTCAGGCCTCTGCCACCTGGGTAGAGGGCACTGCAAGTACCCGGCCTTCGAGCAGCACCGGACCAGGGTCCCGTAGGAAGCCTGCCAGCCCTGGGAGGACCCTACGCAACGGGCGAGGTGGTGAGGCCGAACCCCTGGACCTGTCCCTACGGGCAGGCCCGGGAGGTGAGGCCGGGTCAGGGGGTGCCCTTCACCGCTGCCTCTTCTGCCCCTTTGCCACTGGGGCTCCTGAGCTCATGGCCTTGCATCTGCAAGTACACCACAGCCGTCGTGCTCGGGGCCGCCGGCAGCCCCGAGCCGACACGTCTCCACCCTATGTCCGGGCACCATCAGGGGAGACCCCTCCCAGTCCTCCACTAGAAGATGAGGGCAGCCCAGGGCTATCTAGATCCGGAGAGGCAGGTCTTGGGGGGCAAGAACGGTAG
- the Znf219 gene encoding zinc finger protein 219 isoform X2 — protein sequence MGAVGWSETRAGERRFPCPVCGKRFRFNSILALHLRAHPGAQAFQCPHCGHRAAQRALLRSHLRTHQPERPRSPAARLLLELEERALLREARLGRARSSGAMQSSPAAEGLARPQVPSSSAFRCPFCKGKFRTSAERERHLHILHRPWKCSLCSFGSSQEEELLHHSLTAHGASERPLAATSTPDPQPPPQQEPRSALEPESEPEPRPEPEREANPAPTPAPPEEPPAPPEFRCQVCGQSFTQSWFLKGHMRKHKASFDHACPVCGRCFKEPWFLKNHMKVHTSKLGPLRAPGPGSAPARAPQPPDLSLLAYEPLGPALLLAPAPTPAERREPPSLLGYLSVRAGEVRPNGEGADPGGGRSYGGFRPLPSALPNRARRHRTEEPEEEEEVVEAEEESWARGRSLGSLTSLHPNPGEGSGQPAPAAGAQARSTATQEENGLLVGGTRSEAGRGATGKDCPFCGKSFRSAHHLKVHLRVHTGERPYKCPHCDYAGTQSGSLKYHLQRHHREQRSSAGPGPPPEPPPPSQRGSLQPQSGAKPTQASATWVEGTASTRPSSSTGPGSRRKPASPGRTLRNGRGGEAEPLDLSLRAGPGGEAGSGGALHRCLFCPFATGAPELMALHLQVHHSRRARGRRQPRADTSPPYVRAPSGETPPSPPLEDEGSPGLSRSGEAGLGGQER from the exons ATGGGAGCAGTGGGCTGGTCTGAGACTCGTGCAGGCGAACGGCGCTTCCCTTGTCCTGTGTGCGGAAAGCGTTTCCGATTCAATTCTATCCTGGCTTTGCACCTGAGGGCCCACCCGGGCGCCCAAGCCTTCCAGTGCCCACATTGCGGCCATCGCGCAGCGCAGCGGGCTCTGCTGCGTTCACATCTCCGAACGCACCAGCCGGAGCGTCCACGTAGCCCTGCTGCACGGCTATTGCTGGAGCTGGAGGAACGCGCCCTGCTTCGTGAAGCCCGACTCGGGAGAGCCAGAAGCTCAGGGGCCATGCAGTCCAGCCCTGCTGCAGAGGGCCTGGCTCGCCCTCAAGTTCCTTCCTCATCTGCCTTCCGTTGCCCTTTCTGCAAAGGCAAGTTTCGCACCTCAGCGGAGCGGGAACGCCACCTGCATATCCTGCACAGGCCCTGGAAGTGCAGTTTGTGCAGTTTTGGCTCTAGCCAGGAGGAGGAGTTACTGCACCACAGTCTGACGGCCCACGGGGCTTCCGAGCGCCCCCTGGCGGCTACTTCTACGCCTGACCCCCAGCCTCCACCCCAGCAAGAACCCAGATCTGCCCTTGAGCCTGAGTCTGAGCCTGAACCTAGGCCAGAGCCTGAACGTGAGGCAAACCCGGCTCCAACTCCTGCCCCTCCGGAGGAGCCCCCAGCGCCACCTGAGTTCCGTTGCCAGGTGTGCGGCCAGAGCTTTACCCAGTCCTGGTTTCTCAAGGGTCACATGCGAAAGCACAAGGCCTCCTTTGATCATGCGTGCCCCGTATGTGGTCGCTGCTTCAAGGAGCCCTGGTTCCTTAAGAACCACATGAAGGTGCACACCAGCAAGCTGGGTCCTTTGCGTGCTCCAGGTCCTGGTTCTGCGCCTGCCAGGGCCCCTCAGCCTCCTGACCTGAGCCTACTGGCTTATGAGCCACTGGGCCCTGCGCTCCTCTTGGCCCCAGCACCCACTCCAGCTGAGCGCCGAGAGCCCCCAAGCCTTTTAGGCTACCTGAGTGTACGAGCTGGGGAAGTACGACCCAATGGTGAGGGTGCTGACCCTGGAGGTGGCCGAAGCTATGGAGGATTCCGCCCACTGCCTTCAGCTCTTCCCAACCGGGCTCGGCGACACCGTACAGAGGaaccagaagaggaagaagaagtggtggaggcagaagaggagagcTGGGCCCGAGGCAGGTCACTGGGCTCTCTGACTTCCCTGCACCCCAACCCAGGTGAGGGGTCAGGACAGCCTGCACCTGCTGCGGGGGCCCAAGCAAGATCTACAGCCACCCAAG AAGAAAACGGGCTGCTGGTTGGAGGGACACGATCTGAAGCGGGCCGTGGGGCCACTGGCAAGGACTGCCCCTTCTGTGGAAAATCTTTCCGCTCGGCGCATCACCTAAAAGTGCATCTTCGAGTGCACACAG GTGAGCGTCCCTACAAGTGTCCGCACTGCGACTATGCAGGTACCCAGTCTGGCTCGCTTAAGTATCACCTTCAGCGTCACCACCGAGAGCAGAGGAGCAGTGCGGGTCCTGGGCCACCCCCAGAGCCCCCGCCACCTTCCCAGCGGGGCTCACTGCAGCCGCAGTCTGGAGCCAAGCCAACTCAGGCCTCTGCCACCTGGGTAGAGGGCACTGCAAGTACCCGGCCTTCGAGCAGCACCGGACCAGGGTCCCGTAGGAAGCCTGCCAGCCCTGGGAGGACCCTACGCAACGGGCGAGGTGGTGAGGCCGAACCCCTGGACCTGTCCCTACGGGCAGGCCCGGGAGGTGAGGCCGGGTCAGGGGGTGCCCTTCACCGCTGCCTCTTCTGCCCCTTTGCCACTGGGGCTCCTGAGCTCATGGCCTTGCATCTGCAAGTACACCACAGCCGTCGTGCTCGGGGCCGCCGGCAGCCCCGAGCCGACACGTCTCCACCCTATGTCCGGGCACCATCAGGGGAGACCCCTCCCAGTCCTCCACTAGAAGATGAGGGCAGCCCAGGGCTATCTAGATCCGGAGAGGCAGGTCTTGGGGGGCAAGAACGGTAG